ACCTCCGTCCCTCTCGACTGGGAAGACGAAGCATTCCCGAGGGTCTGGAAAAGCGCTTACGGAACAGACACCTATTGCTGGGATTGATATAGCCGAAAAATTCCTTTAAATAATTTGCCGCTACCGGTAGTATTATTGTATATACTCAGCTTGAGTTTCTACCCTGTACGAAGGGTAGAAACTCATTTTTGTTCACTCCACCGTATATCGTTGAAATCAGGTGGACAGTTTTATTGCTTTACTAAAAATATCTTCTTCATGAAGTATATAATTTATTATTCACTACTTGATTTTTTATGTTAATTGTGATATACTGTAGTGTAAAAGTATAATTTTACTCAACATGTTAATAATTTATAAAGGAGATATAAACCATGTCAAGAGAAATCATTGTTGAAACCTCTGCACGTCATGTTCACCTCAAGCAGGAGGACATCGAAATCCTTTTCGGCAAGGGTCATCAGCTTACCCCCAAGAAGGACCTTTCCCAGCCCGGTCAGTTTGCATGCGAGGAAAGAGTTGAGATCGTAGGACCCAAGAAGTCCATCGCAAACGTTATCATTCTCGGTCCCGCTCGTCCCGACAGTCAGGTTGAGGTTTCCCTCACCGATGCAAGAACCATGGGCGTTAATGCCGCTATCCGCGAATCCGGCGACATCGAAGGCACCGAGGGCTGCAAAATCGTTGGTCCCTGCGGTGAAGTAGTTCTTGAAAAGGGCGTTATCGCCGCTAAGCGTCACCTGCACC
The nucleotide sequence above comes from Oscillospiraceae bacterium. Encoded proteins:
- the pduL gene encoding phosphate propanoyltransferase, coding for MSREIIVETSARHVHLKQEDIEILFGKGHQLTPKKDLSQPGQFACEERVEIVGPKKSIANVIILGPARPDSQVEVSLTDARTMGVNAAIRESGDIEGTEGCKIVGPCGEVVLEKGVIAAKRHLHLTPADAEEIGVENKQIVKVKISGSRPLIFDDVVVRVSDKFARFMHIDTDEANAAGATPNIVGEVIVD